In the genome of Coregonus clupeaformis isolate EN_2021a chromosome 11, ASM2061545v1, whole genome shotgun sequence, one region contains:
- the LOC121555283 gene encoding cytosolic iron-sulfur assembly component 2A, producing the protein MEEKALEVYDVIRTIRDPEKPNTLEELDVVTEKCVEVQDLGEDEYLIIIKFSPTVPHCSLATLIGLCLQVKLQRCLPFKHKLEIYISEGTHSTEEDINKQINDKERVAAAMENPNLREIVEQCVTEPDD; encoded by the exons ATGGAGGAGAAAGCATTAGAAGTATACG ATGTTATTCGCACGATTCGAGACCCTGAGAAGCCTAACACGTTGGAGGAACTGGATGTTGTGACGGAGAAATGTGTTGAGGTCCAAGATCTTGGAGAGGACGAATACCTCATCATTATCAAGTTCTCCCCAACTGTCCCCCACTGCTCTCTGGCTACACTAATCG GCCTGTGCTTACAAGTTAAACTGCAGAGATGCTTGCCGTTTAAACACAAG TTGGAAATTTACATTTCTGAAGGAACTCATTCTACTGAGGAAGATA ttaacaaacagatcaacgacaaggagagagtagcagctgctATGGAGAACCCCAACCTGCGGGAGATCGTGGAGCAGTGTGTTACTGAACCTGATGACTGA